A segment of the Ignavibacteriota bacterium genome:
TGTGGAAAAGGAGGCAACGCATTTTCCTTCATGATGGAATACGAAAAGGTGTCGTTTCAGGAAGCGGTGCGTGCGTTGGCGGAGAAAGCGGGCATCGCTCTTCCCGTGTATGAATCAGAACAGGAAGCGCAAGCAAATCAATTCGAGGAACTCTACCTCGTTTGTCAGAAGTCGGCGAGATTTTTCTATCAAAACTTAACCGAAACGGTGGAAGGGAAATTCGCTCTTGAATATTTCCGTCACCGGGGATTTCGGGATGAAACGATTCGTCAGTTCGGACTTGGTTATTCGATGAATACGTGGGACAGTCTTATCAAGTTTGCTGAGAAGGAAAACATCTCAACTGATATGTTGCATCAAGCCGGACTTGTGCGAAAGCGGGACGATGGTTCGTTCTATGATTATTATCGCGGGCGTGCGATGTTCCCGATTTTTTCTCCGACAGGACGTGTGATTGGTTTCGGCGCGAGAAAGATGTATGAGGATGATGCGATTGCAGGAAAATATATCAACTCGCCTGAGACACAAATTTACAACAAAAGCAGAGTTCTCTATGGACTTTTTCAAGCGAAGGATGCGTTACGTGAACATGACAATGCAATCTTGGTTGAGGGCTACGCTGACCTGATTACATCGTTTCAAGCCGGCGTAAAAAATGTTGTCGCATCAAGCGGAACAGCGCTGACGCCGGAACAAATTCATTTGCTCAGTCGCTACGCGAAGAAAGTAACGATTGTGTATGACGCCGATTCTGCCGGCTCGAATGCCGCACTGCGCGGTGTTGATATTATTCTCGAACGTGGAATGGATGTTCGCGTTGCATCGCTTCCCGAAGGAGATGACCCGGACAGTTTTGTGAAGAAACAAGGTGGCGAAGCATTTCAGGAATTGCTCGATGAATCGGTTTCGTTCATTGATTTCATGGCGCAATCGTTCGAGCGGAAGGGATTGTTTGATTCGCCGGAAGGACAAACGCAGGCAGTCCGTACGATTGTACAATCAATTGCAAAAATCAAAGACGAACTGAAGCGTGATTTCTTCATTAAAAATCTTGCAGAAAAATATCGTCTGTACGAGACGACGTTGTATCGTGAGTTGGAGAAATCTCTTGTAGAAGAACAGAAGCGTTCGCGAGTTGTTGCAGAATATGATAAGACCACAACAACATTCTCCCAACCTGCGATTCAACCGAATTCTGTCAAGTCTCAAGAATTAATCATCCCGAACAATGAGAAAGAGTTAACACGAGCAATGTTGGAGGGGGGCGAAACAGTTACCCGATTTGTGTTTGAACATCTTACTCTCGACGAATTTTTACATCCGAAGACACGGGCGATTGCACAACATCTTCTTTCCGTTATGGAAGAAGGTCGCACTATCGAGCCGTCATCGTTCATTAATGAATTGGAAGATGAACAACTCAAACAGTTTGTGACAACGATTGTCTTTTCAAAATACCACATCAGCAAGCGATGGGAAGAATCGGGCGCAAACTTAGAGCAAGGCGAGCCGATGAAAATCGCTGTTGATGCAATCATCCAAATGAAAAAACAACAGATTGAAAAACTCATCGAACAGAATCAACAGGAACTCAGACAAGTAGCGCAACGAGGTGACGATGTTGTTCCGTACCTCGAACGAAATAAGGAATTGATTGAGGCGAAGCGGAACTTGGAATCGAACGGATTGGTGGAGAGAAAGGCGTTTGAATAGTGAGTAACTCATTGCAAATCACTCCCCTTCACCGTATATTAAGCCGGTTTTTGAAACTCTCATTTGAAACAACACGAACAACGATTTCTCATCATCCGAACTGACCGCATTGGAGATGTTCTTCTCACGCTTCCGATGGCGCAAGTCATCAAACAGCAATTTCCGAACGCGCATGTGGCAATGCTCATCCGAACATACACGAAGGAACTTGTCGAGGATAATGAGTTCGTTGACCAAATCCTGTACTATGACGAAGATGACGGTGTGCTGACTCCCTTTGCTCAGTTGGTTAGTTCGTTGCGCTCACAGAAATTCGATGTGGTGATTCACACGCAACCGCGACCACGACTTGCATGGGCAACTTGGTTTGCCGCAATTCCCGTTCGCGTCGGAACGGGTTACCGGTGGTATTCGTTTCTGTTCAATAAGAAAATGTATGAGCATCGGAAAACAGCACA
Coding sequences within it:
- a CDS encoding DNA primase, whose amino-acid sequence is MRFAPDKIEEIRIATDIIELIGAHVQLKRRGKNYTGLCPFHVEKTPSFSVSSEKQMFYCFGCGKGGNAFSFMMEYEKVSFQEAVRALAEKAGIALPVYESEQEAQANQFEELYLVCQKSARFFYQNLTETVEGKFALEYFRHRGFRDETIRQFGLGYSMNTWDSLIKFAEKENISTDMLHQAGLVRKRDDGSFYDYYRGRAMFPIFSPTGRVIGFGARKMYEDDAIAGKYINSPETQIYNKSRVLYGLFQAKDALREHDNAILVEGYADLITSFQAGVKNVVASSGTALTPEQIHLLSRYAKKVTIVYDADSAGSNAALRGVDIILERGMDVRVASLPEGDDPDSFVKKQGGEAFQELLDESVSFIDFMAQSFERKGLFDSPEGQTQAVRTIVQSIAKIKDELKRDFFIKNLAEKYRLYETTLYRELEKSLVEEQKRSRVVAEYDKTTTTFSQPAIQPNSVKSQELIIPNNEKELTRAMLEGGETVTRFVFEHLTLDEFLHPKTRAIAQHLLSVMEEGRTIEPSSFINELEDEQLKQFVTTIVFSKYHISKRWEESGANLEQGEPMKIAVDAIIQMKKQQIEKLIEQNQQELRQVAQRGDDVVPYLERNKELIEAKRNLESNGLVERKAFE